In one Achromobacter spanius genomic region, the following are encoded:
- a CDS encoding DUF502 domain-containing protein, with translation MTRLYKYFFRGLITVLPLALTIYLLYIFLAWTEAVALTFLRPFIGGFYVPGMGLALGILGILAIGYLVSKQRVQKFLTVVEMPFTNLPVVKSIYSSLKSFADYFSPSSKNTAQQVVVLRLPGQQLELVGLVTRRSLEGLPEGFTQGDRVAVYLPMGYMIGGYTVFVPQDWVQPIQMSVEEAMRSSLIAWMARAENNSRPTAPPVPDTPVAPPPPPPANTNGGDPA, from the coding sequence ATGACTCGCCTTTACAAATACTTCTTCCGCGGCCTGATTACCGTGCTGCCGCTGGCCCTGACCATCTACCTGCTCTACATCTTTCTGGCGTGGACGGAGGCCGTGGCGCTGACGTTTCTGCGCCCCTTCATTGGTGGCTTCTACGTGCCGGGCATGGGGCTGGCGCTGGGCATTCTGGGCATTTTGGCCATCGGCTATCTGGTGTCCAAGCAACGCGTGCAGAAGTTCCTGACCGTGGTGGAAATGCCCTTTACCAACCTGCCGGTGGTGAAGAGCATTTATTCGTCGCTGAAGAGCTTTGCCGACTATTTTTCGCCCAGTTCCAAGAACACGGCGCAACAGGTCGTTGTCCTGCGCTTGCCGGGGCAGCAACTCGAACTGGTGGGCCTGGTGACGCGGCGCAGCCTGGAAGGCCTGCCCGAAGGGTTTACACAGGGCGATCGCGTGGCCGTCTACCTGCCCATGGGCTACATGATTGGCGGCTACACCGTATTTGTGCCGCAAGACTGGGTACAGCCCATCCAGATGTCGGTCGAGGAAGCCATGCGCTCATCGCTGATCGCCTGGATGGCGCGCGCCGAGAACAACAGCCGCCCCACGGCCCCGCCCGTGCCGGACACGCCCGTGGCGCCCCCGCCGCCGCCGCCCGCCAACACGAATGGCGGCGACCCGGCCTGA
- a CDS encoding RNA-binding S4 domain-containing protein translates to MPIIEFTLAEGSPYIEINQLLKATGVCDSGGAGKMMVADGQVSVGGVIETRKTAKIRDGQIVTCGDIRIVVRGPQ, encoded by the coding sequence ATGCCCATTATTGAATTCACGCTTGCCGAAGGCAGCCCCTATATTGAAATCAACCAGCTCCTGAAAGCCACCGGCGTCTGCGACAGTGGCGGCGCGGGCAAGATGATGGTGGCCGACGGCCAGGTCAGCGTGGGCGGCGTCATCGAAACGCGCAAGACCGCGAAGATCCGCGACGGCCAGATCGTCACTTGCGGCGACATCCGCATCGTTGTGCGAGGCCCGCAATGA
- a CDS encoding restriction endonuclease: protein MKLKMAKNSIFAVLLRSPWWMSAGVAVLLSAGGFAALPLDYAAMGVFAAVPFAVIAIMAAYKQLRAPSETRVQAVAEAAAAMTWVEFANTVEAGFKRDGCEVQRLQTPGADFALSKDGHVAIVSAKRWKAARVGVEPLRELQAAREKRGAREAIYIALGDVSDNAWQYAKAQGVSLMTAPELAKLLRDLKV from the coding sequence ATGAAACTCAAGATGGCCAAGAACTCCATCTTCGCCGTGCTGCTGCGCTCGCCCTGGTGGATGAGCGCGGGCGTGGCCGTGCTGCTTAGCGCCGGCGGTTTCGCCGCGCTGCCGCTGGACTATGCGGCGATGGGCGTGTTCGCGGCGGTGCCGTTCGCGGTCATTGCCATCATGGCGGCCTACAAGCAGTTGCGGGCACCGTCGGAAACGCGCGTGCAGGCCGTGGCCGAAGCCGCCGCGGCCATGACGTGGGTCGAGTTCGCCAATACCGTTGAAGCCGGTTTCAAACGCGACGGCTGCGAGGTCCAACGCCTGCAGACACCCGGCGCCGACTTCGCCTTGAGCAAAGACGGCCACGTGGCGATCGTCAGCGCCAAACGCTGGAAAGCCGCGCGCGTGGGGGTGGAGCCGCTGCGTGAACTGCAAGCCGCGCGTGAAAAACGCGGCGCGCGCGAAGCCATCTACATCGCCCTGGGCGACGTCTCCGACAACGCCTGGCAGTACGCGAAGGCGCAAGGCGTGTCGCTGATGACGGCGCCGGAACTGGCCAAGTTGCTGCGCGACCTGAAGGTCTGA
- a CDS encoding DUF2784 domain-containing protein yields MTYRILADLVLVVHGLFVAFVVFGGLLALWRPRIAYWHLPALVWGAVVVGMGWICPLTPLEVSLRQQAGQQGYAGGFIEHYLLGLIYPDSITRTTQMVLAALLIIGNIMVYALWVRRRRRARRAAP; encoded by the coding sequence ATGACCTATCGCATCCTTGCCGATCTGGTGCTTGTCGTGCACGGGCTGTTCGTTGCCTTCGTTGTATTCGGCGGGCTGCTGGCGCTATGGCGGCCGCGCATCGCTTACTGGCATCTGCCGGCGCTGGTGTGGGGCGCGGTGGTGGTGGGCATGGGCTGGATCTGCCCCTTGACGCCGCTGGAAGTGTCGCTGCGCCAACAGGCGGGCCAGCAAGGCTATGCGGGTGGTTTTATCGAACACTATCTACTGGGCCTCATCTACCCCGATAGCATCACCCGAACCACGCAGATGGTGCTGGCCGCGCTGCTGATCATCGGCAATATCATGGTGTATGCCCTGTGGGTGCGCCGACGCCGGCGTGCCAGGCGCGCCGCGCCGTAA
- a CDS encoding acyl-CoA dehydrogenase family protein encodes MLLTEEQLSIQEMARRFATERLTPNAERWDRDHHYPADAIQEMAQLGFFGMLVPEEWDGNDSGYVSYAVALEEIAAGSGACSTIMSVHNSVACMPILKFGNDAQKEQFLRPLASGEHIGGFALTEPQAGSDASSLRTRARRDGDDYVLNGAKQFITSGKSGQTVIVFAVTDPDAGKRGISAFIVPTDTPGYQVLRVEDKLGQHASDTCQIAFEDMRIPAAYRLGDEGQGYKIALANLEGGRIGIASQSVGMARAAFECARDYARDRQAFGKPIMEHQAVAFRLADMATQIHAARQMVLHAAALREAGKPALMEASMAKLFASEMAEKVCSAAIQTLGGYGYLKDFPVERIYRDVRVCQIYEGTSDIQRLVIARGL; translated from the coding sequence ATGCTGTTGACCGAAGAGCAACTCAGTATTCAAGAGATGGCGCGCCGTTTCGCCACGGAACGCCTGACGCCCAACGCCGAGCGCTGGGATCGTGACCACCACTATCCCGCCGACGCCATTCAAGAAATGGCGCAGTTGGGTTTCTTCGGCATGCTGGTGCCCGAGGAATGGGACGGCAACGACAGCGGTTACGTGTCGTACGCCGTGGCGCTGGAAGAAATCGCGGCCGGCAGCGGCGCGTGCTCCACCATCATGAGCGTGCATAATTCGGTGGCCTGCATGCCCATCCTGAAGTTCGGCAACGACGCGCAGAAAGAGCAATTCCTGCGGCCGCTCGCAAGCGGCGAGCACATCGGCGGCTTTGCCCTGACCGAGCCGCAAGCGGGTTCCGACGCCAGCAGTCTGCGCACCCGCGCCCGCCGCGACGGCGACGACTACGTCTTGAACGGCGCCAAGCAATTCATTACGTCGGGCAAGAGCGGCCAAACCGTGATCGTCTTCGCGGTCACCGACCCCGACGCCGGCAAGCGCGGCATCTCGGCCTTCATCGTGCCCACCGACACCCCGGGCTATCAAGTGCTGCGGGTCGAAGACAAGCTGGGTCAGCATGCTTCGGACACCTGCCAGATCGCGTTTGAAGACATGCGCATCCCCGCCGCCTACCGGCTGGGTGATGAAGGGCAGGGCTACAAGATTGCGTTGGCCAACCTGGAAGGCGGGCGCATCGGCATCGCGTCGCAATCGGTGGGCATGGCGCGGGCCGCCTTTGAATGCGCGCGCGACTACGCCCGCGACCGCCAGGCATTCGGCAAGCCCATCATGGAACATCAGGCCGTGGCGTTTCGCCTGGCCGACATGGCGACGCAGATCCACGCCGCGCGCCAGATGGTGCTGCATGCGGCCGCGCTGCGCGAAGCCGGCAAACCTGCGTTGATGGAAGCGTCCATGGCCAAGCTGTTTGCGTCGGAAATGGCCGAGAAAGTGTGTTCGGCCGCCATCCAGACCTTGGGCGGATACGGCTATCTGAAAGACTTTCCGGTTGAACGCATTTACCGCGACGTGCGCGTGTGTCAGATCTACGAAGGCACCAGCGACATCCAGCGGCTGGTGATCGCGCGCGGTCTGTAA
- a CDS encoding NAD(P)/FAD-dependent oxidoreductase: MNYDVIIVGGSFAGLSAAMQLARARRRIALIDGGQPRNRYAAHSHGFLGQDGKTPQDIVQQAREQLAHYPTVTFLDGNAVTASGSIGRFAVTMADGQQVQGKRLILATGLRDELPALPGLNERWGKTVLHCPYCHGYEVAGSPLGVMAAHPMSAHQAMLLPDWGPTTFFTQGEFEPDEEQAALMAKRGVRIERSPIVELMGTSPSLDAVKLADGRRMAVHALFVASKTHMTSPLAAQLGCAFSDGPLGPLIRVDDLRQTSVEGVFAAGDAAIPMSNATLASASGVMAGVCAHRSLVMDCS, translated from the coding sequence ATGAATTACGACGTGATCATTGTGGGCGGCAGCTTTGCCGGCCTATCGGCCGCCATGCAACTGGCGCGTGCCAGAAGGCGTATCGCGCTGATCGATGGCGGCCAGCCCCGCAACCGTTACGCTGCCCACTCGCACGGCTTCCTTGGCCAGGACGGCAAGACGCCGCAGGACATCGTGCAGCAGGCCCGCGAGCAGTTGGCCCACTATCCCACCGTGACATTCCTGGATGGCAACGCCGTAACGGCCAGTGGTTCAATCGGCCGCTTTGCAGTAACGATGGCGGACGGGCAGCAGGTGCAAGGCAAGCGCCTGATTTTGGCCACGGGGCTGCGCGACGAACTCCCCGCCCTGCCCGGCTTGAACGAGCGTTGGGGCAAGACGGTCTTGCACTGCCCTTACTGCCATGGCTATGAAGTGGCCGGCAGCCCGCTGGGCGTGATGGCGGCGCATCCGATGTCGGCGCACCAGGCCATGCTGCTGCCGGACTGGGGTCCCACTACGTTCTTCACACAAGGTGAATTTGAACCGGATGAGGAACAGGCCGCTTTGATGGCCAAGCGCGGCGTGCGTATCGAGCGCAGCCCTATCGTTGAATTGATGGGCACGTCCCCTAGCCTGGACGCTGTCAAGCTGGCCGACGGGCGGCGCATGGCAGTCCACGCGCTGTTCGTGGCCAGCAAGACGCACATGACCAGCCCGCTGGCTGCGCAGTTGGGTTGCGCGTTCAGCGACGGCCCCCTGGGTCCGTTGATACGTGTGGATGATCTGCGGCAGACAAGCGTCGAAGGCGTCTTCGCCGCAGGCGACGCCGCCATTCCCATGAGCAACGCCACGCTAGCCAGCGCGTCCGGCGTGATGGCGGGCGTGTGCGCGCATCGTTCGCTGGTGATGGATTGCTCGTAG
- a CDS encoding alpha/beta hydrolase family protein, with protein MSHHDTAAALADAGFVVVAINHVGDNAQDRSRQGYLSIFSTRPREIRRVIDYMTTAWPQQARVDATKIGAFGFSRGAYTALVLAGAKPDFQAGLEVCQEAPTLPMCRDIASGKIPQQPYVQDARIKAVVIADPLNVFPGNALQAVKIPVQLWASALGGDGVSLADVEAVGLALGRRQGEGQDQSQDQSREQTHDQTQEQSQDKDKDKDKDQDQDQDKDKDQGQGHTPDYQVVAGAGHFAFLAPCPPDQAQADICQDAPGFDRRQFHQAWNARMAAFFKARIRDTVIPPTPTPANR; from the coding sequence TTGAGCCATCACGACACCGCCGCGGCGCTGGCGGATGCGGGCTTCGTGGTGGTCGCCATCAACCACGTGGGCGACAACGCGCAGGACCGCTCGCGGCAGGGATACCTGTCAATCTTCTCGACGCGCCCGCGTGAGATACGGCGCGTAATCGACTACATGACGACCGCCTGGCCACAGCAAGCGCGCGTGGACGCCACCAAGATCGGCGCCTTCGGTTTTTCGCGCGGCGCGTATACCGCCTTGGTGTTGGCCGGCGCCAAGCCAGATTTTCAGGCGGGCTTGGAGGTTTGTCAGGAAGCGCCGACGCTTCCCATGTGCCGAGATATCGCATCCGGGAAAATTCCTCAGCAGCCCTATGTGCAAGATGCGCGCATCAAGGCGGTGGTCATTGCAGATCCGCTGAATGTTTTTCCAGGCAATGCGTTGCAAGCGGTGAAGATCCCCGTGCAGCTTTGGGCGTCGGCGCTGGGCGGAGACGGTGTAAGCCTGGCCGATGTGGAAGCGGTGGGGCTGGCGCTGGGTCGAAGGCAGGGTGAGGGCCAGGATCAGAGCCAGGATCAGAGCCGGGAGCAGACCCACGATCAGACCCAGGAGCAAAGCCAGGATAAGGATAAGGATAAGGATAAGGATCAGGATCAGGATCAGGATAAGGATAAGGATCAGGGCCAGGGCCACACTCCGGATTATCAGGTGGTGGCAGGCGCGGGCCACTTCGCGTTCCTGGCACCTTGCCCGCCCGACCAGGCACAAGCCGACATCTGCCAGGACGCGCCCGGCTTCGACCGCCGCCAATTCCATCAAGCCTGGAACGCCCGCATGGCGGCGTTCTTCAAGGCGCGCATCCGCGATACCGTGATCCCGCCGACACCGACGCCCGCCAACCGGTGA
- a CDS encoding ABC transporter substrate-binding protein — protein MKLRMHAMAAAIALIGTSGAWAGEPEAKKWVDSEFQPSTLSKDQQMAEMKWFMDAAAKLKAKGVNEINVVSETITTHEYESKTLAKAFSEITGIKVNHDLIQEGDVVEKLQTSMQSGKSIYDGWISDSDLIGTHYRYGAILPLSDYMAGAGKEWTNPDLDIKDFIGTKFTTAPDGKLYQLPDQQFANVYWFRADWFARQDLKDKFKAKYGYDLGVPTNWSAYEDIADFFSNDVKEIDGKKVYGHMDYGKKDPSLGWRFTDAWLSMAGAADKGLPNGMPVDEWGIRVADDKCTPVGASVSRGGATNSPAAVYALTKYIDWMKKYAPQQAMGMTFSESGPVPAQGQIAQQIFWYTAFTADMTKKGLPVVNDDGTPKWRMAPSPYGPYWKDGMQNGYQDVGSWTFFKSTNPDKMAAAWLYAQFVTSKSVSLKKSITGLTFIRDSDINSEFFTKNAANYGGLIEFYRSPARVAWTPTGNNVPDYPKLAQLWWKNVATAVTGEKTPQAAMDSLANEMDQVMARLERAGMAQCAPKLNPKSNPSKWLSDQHAPWKKLTNEKPKGETIPYEQLLAAWKEGKVR, from the coding sequence ATGAAATTGCGCATGCACGCCATGGCGGCCGCTATCGCCCTGATCGGCACATCAGGGGCTTGGGCCGGCGAACCGGAGGCGAAGAAGTGGGTGGATTCCGAGTTCCAGCCTTCCACGCTGTCCAAGGACCAGCAGATGGCCGAGATGAAGTGGTTCATGGACGCCGCGGCCAAGCTGAAGGCCAAGGGCGTCAATGAAATCAACGTCGTGTCGGAAACCATCACCACGCACGAGTACGAATCCAAGACACTGGCCAAGGCGTTCAGTGAAATCACCGGCATCAAGGTCAACCACGACCTGATCCAGGAAGGCGACGTGGTCGAGAAACTGCAGACGTCCATGCAGTCGGGCAAGTCGATCTACGACGGCTGGATCTCGGACTCCGATCTGATCGGCACCCACTACCGTTACGGCGCCATTCTGCCGCTGTCGGACTACATGGCCGGCGCGGGCAAGGAATGGACCAACCCCGACCTGGACATCAAGGACTTCATCGGCACCAAATTCACCACCGCGCCCGACGGCAAGCTGTATCAATTGCCCGACCAGCAGTTTGCCAACGTCTACTGGTTCCGCGCGGATTGGTTCGCCCGGCAAGATCTTAAGGACAAGTTCAAAGCCAAGTACGGCTATGACCTGGGCGTGCCCACCAATTGGTCCGCCTACGAAGACATTGCCGACTTCTTCTCGAACGACGTCAAGGAAATCGACGGCAAGAAGGTCTATGGCCACATGGACTACGGCAAGAAAGACCCGTCGCTGGGCTGGCGCTTTACCGATGCGTGGCTGTCCATGGCCGGCGCGGCCGACAAGGGCCTGCCCAACGGCATGCCGGTGGATGAATGGGGCATCCGCGTGGCGGATGACAAGTGCACGCCGGTCGGTGCGTCGGTATCTCGCGGCGGGGCCACCAACAGCCCGGCCGCCGTCTATGCGCTGACGAAATACATCGACTGGATGAAGAAGTACGCGCCGCAGCAGGCCATGGGCATGACGTTTTCGGAGTCCGGCCCGGTGCCCGCCCAAGGGCAGATCGCCCAGCAGATCTTCTGGTACACGGCCTTCACCGCCGACATGACCAAGAAGGGCCTGCCGGTGGTGAACGACGACGGCACGCCGAAATGGCGCATGGCGCCGTCGCCCTACGGCCCGTACTGGAAGGACGGCATGCAGAACGGCTATCAGGACGTAGGTTCGTGGACGTTCTTCAAATCCACCAACCCCGACAAGATGGCCGCGGCCTGGCTGTATGCGCAGTTCGTCACGTCGAAGTCGGTATCGCTGAAAAAATCCATCACCGGCCTGACCTTCATCCGCGACAGCGACATCAACAGCGAGTTCTTCACCAAGAACGCCGCCAACTACGGCGGGCTGATCGAGTTCTACCGCAGCCCGGCCCGCGTGGCATGGACGCCCACCGGCAACAACGTGCCGGATTATCCGAAGCTGGCGCAGTTGTGGTGGAAGAACGTGGCCACGGCGGTTACCGGTGAAAAGACCCCGCAGGCCGCCATGGACAGCCTGGCCAATGAAATGGATCAGGTGATGGCGCGGCTGGAGCGGGCAGGCATGGCGCAATGCGCGCCCAAGCTGAACCCGAAGAGCAACCCCAGCAAGTGGCTGTCGGACCAGCACGCGCCGTGGAAGAAGCTGACCAACGAGAAGCCCAAGGGCGAAACCATTCCGTATGAGCAACTGCTGGCGGCTTGGAAGGAGGGCAAGGTTCGGTAA
- a CDS encoding DUF2160 domain-containing protein — translation MFSWMVWTTPVAVFFTCIVLMLIGMTVWELKSPTVERKGFLPLRTTRGDRLFIGLMAAAWVNLAFLGFGEKVMEWLSLDEPPSVWISFVVSMLLLAFIMKKG, via the coding sequence ATGTTCAGTTGGATGGTATGGACCACGCCGGTCGCCGTGTTTTTCACCTGCATCGTGCTGATGCTGATCGGCATGACCGTATGGGAATTGAAATCGCCCACGGTCGAACGCAAGGGCTTTCTGCCGCTGCGCACCACGCGCGGCGACAGGCTGTTTATTGGATTGATGGCCGCGGCCTGGGTCAACCTGGCGTTTCTGGGGTTTGGCGAAAAGGTGATGGAGTGGCTGTCACTGGACGAGCCGCCGTCGGTGTGGATCAGCTTCGTGGTGTCCATGCTGTTGCTGGCTTTCATCATGAAAAAAGGCTGA
- a CDS encoding carbohydrate ABC transporter permease produces MRDQSTWWRTAFLILYLVFALLPLYWMLNMSFKTNTEIVSTLTLWPRDFTFEHYRTIFTDPAWYSGYINSLIYVVINTVISLAVALPAAYAFSRYRFIGDKHVFFWLLTNRMTPPAVFLLPFFQLYSSFGLMDTHLAVALAHLVFNVPLAVWILEGFMSGVPREIDETAYVDGYSFPRFFLTIFLPLIKSGVGVAAFFCFMFSWVELLLARTLTSVNAKPIVATMTRTVSASGMDWGVLAAAGVLTIVPGGIVIWFVRHYIAKGFAMGRV; encoded by the coding sequence ATGCGTGACCAATCCACCTGGTGGCGTACCGCCTTCCTGATCCTGTACCTGGTGTTCGCGCTGCTGCCGCTGTACTGGATGCTGAACATGTCGTTCAAGACCAATACCGAAATCGTCAGCACACTGACGCTGTGGCCGCGCGACTTCACCTTCGAGCATTACCGCACCATCTTCACCGACCCCGCCTGGTATTCGGGCTACATCAATTCCCTGATCTACGTCGTCATCAATACGGTGATTTCGCTGGCGGTGGCGCTGCCAGCGGCCTACGCGTTTTCGCGCTACCGCTTCATCGGCGACAAGCACGTGTTCTTCTGGCTGCTGACCAACCGCATGACGCCGCCCGCCGTGTTCCTGCTGCCGTTCTTTCAGCTCTACAGTTCGTTCGGGCTGATGGATACGCACCTGGCCGTGGCGCTGGCGCACCTGGTGTTCAACGTGCCGCTGGCCGTGTGGATTCTGGAAGGCTTCATGTCCGGCGTGCCGCGCGAAATCGACGAAACCGCCTATGTCGACGGCTATTCCTTTCCCCGGTTTTTCCTCACGATCTTCCTGCCGCTGATCAAGTCGGGCGTGGGCGTGGCGGCGTTTTTCTGCTTCATGTTCAGTTGGGTGGAATTGCTGCTGGCGCGCACGCTTACGTCCGTCAACGCCAAACCCATCGTGGCCACCATGACCCGAACCGTGTCGGCGTCCGGCATGGATTGGGGCGTGCTGGCGGCGGCCGGCGTGTTGACCATCGTGCCCGGCGGCATCGTCATCTGGTTCGTGCGCCACTACATCGCGAAGGGCTTCGCGATGGGCCGCGTGTAG
- a CDS encoding carbohydrate ABC transporter permease — MKPIDHRAWFLVLPVVLCVAFSAILPLMTIVNYSVQDIIAPDRRVFVGTEWFAAVLQDEELHGALFRQIGFSLAVLAIEIPLGILLALSMPASGWRASAVLVIIALSLLIPWNVVGTIWQVFGRTDIGLLGATLSWLGVDYNYTGNDVDAWVTVLVMDVWHWTPLVALLCYAGLRAIPDAYYQAARIDGASRLAVFRYIQLPKMRGVLMIAVLLRFMDSFMIYTEPFVLTGGGPGNATTFLSQYLTQKAVGQFDLGPAAAFSIIYFLIILLLCFILYNWMQRAGTTGGVDEEHPHA; from the coding sequence ATGAAACCCATTGATCACCGGGCCTGGTTCCTGGTTTTACCCGTGGTGTTGTGCGTGGCGTTCTCGGCCATCTTGCCGCTGATGACCATCGTCAACTACTCCGTGCAAGACATCATTGCCCCGGACCGCCGCGTCTTCGTGGGCACGGAGTGGTTTGCCGCCGTGCTGCAAGACGAAGAACTGCATGGCGCCTTGTTCCGCCAGATCGGGTTTTCGCTGGCGGTGCTGGCCATAGAGATTCCGCTGGGCATCTTGCTGGCCTTGTCCATGCCCGCCAGTGGTTGGCGCGCGTCGGCCGTGTTGGTGATCATTGCGCTGTCCTTGCTGATTCCCTGGAACGTGGTGGGCACCATCTGGCAGGTGTTCGGCCGCACCGACATCGGCCTGCTGGGCGCGACCTTGTCGTGGCTGGGGGTGGACTACAACTACACCGGCAACGACGTGGACGCCTGGGTGACCGTGCTGGTCATGGACGTGTGGCACTGGACGCCGCTGGTCGCGCTGCTGTGCTATGCGGGCCTGCGCGCCATTCCCGACGCCTACTACCAGGCCGCGCGCATCGATGGGGCGTCGCGGCTGGCGGTGTTCCGCTACATCCAACTGCCCAAGATGCGCGGCGTGTTGATGATTGCGGTGCTGCTGCGCTTCATGGACAGCTTCATGATCTACACCGAGCCCTTCGTGCTGACGGGCGGCGGGCCGGGTAACGCCACGACGTTCCTCTCGCAGTACCTGACGCAAAAGGCCGTGGGCCAGTTCGACCTGGGCCCCGCCGCGGCGTTCTCCATCATTTACTTCCTGATCATCCTGCTGCTGTGCTTCATCCTCTACAACTGGATGCAGCGCGCGGGCACGACCGGCGGCGTCGACGAGGAGCATCCCCATGCGTGA
- a CDS encoding ABC transporter ATP-binding protein, with translation MAQIELDLSHSYVADPKTDDDYALLPLQFTFRDGGAYALLGPSGCGKTTLLNCVSGLLRPSHGRILFDGQDVTAKSPQARNIAQVFQFPVVYDTMTVADNLAFPLRNRGVAPEHIRERVGRIAEMLEMSHVLDRRASGLTADAKQKISLGRGLVRNDVSAILFDEPLTVIDPQLKWELRRKLKEIHHEFKLTLIYVTHDQTEALTFADQVMVMARGRAVQVGSADDLFERPAHTFVGHFIGSPGMNFLPAQWRDDALWVGQTRVQGATPEVAAKLANAGPIKLGVRPEYLRLTDANTAGAVPMRVERVQDVGTYTLLVADFEGTPVRARLGSNIVPAAVGGTVWLSVLNPHTCFYRDEVLIP, from the coding sequence ATGGCGCAGATCGAGCTGGACCTTTCCCATTCCTACGTGGCCGACCCCAAGACCGACGACGACTACGCGCTGCTACCGCTGCAATTCACCTTTCGCGACGGCGGCGCCTATGCCTTGCTGGGCCCGTCGGGCTGCGGCAAGACCACCTTGCTCAACTGCGTATCGGGTTTGTTGCGCCCCTCGCACGGGCGCATTTTGTTTGACGGCCAGGACGTCACGGCCAAATCCCCGCAGGCGCGCAACATCGCGCAGGTGTTCCAGTTTCCCGTGGTCTACGACACGATGACGGTGGCCGACAACCTGGCCTTTCCGCTGCGCAACCGGGGCGTTGCGCCCGAACACATCCGCGAACGGGTGGGCCGCATTGCCGAAATGCTGGAGATGTCGCACGTGCTGGACCGCCGCGCCAGCGGCCTGACGGCCGACGCCAAACAAAAAATATCGCTGGGCCGTGGCCTGGTGCGCAATGACGTGTCGGCCATTCTGTTCGACGAACCCTTGACGGTGATCGACCCGCAACTGAAGTGGGAGCTGCGGCGCAAGCTCAAGGAAATTCATCACGAATTCAAGCTGACGCTGATCTACGTGACGCACGACCAGACCGAAGCGCTGACGTTTGCCGACCAGGTCATGGTGATGGCGCGCGGACGCGCCGTGCAGGTGGGCAGCGCGGACGATCTCTTCGAACGGCCGGCGCATACCTTCGTGGGCCATTTCATCGGGTCGCCCGGCATGAACTTCCTGCCGGCGCAATGGCGCGACGATGCGCTGTGGGTGGGGCAGACGCGCGTGCAAGGCGCCACGCCCGAAGTGGCCGCAAAGCTGGCTAACGCCGGCCCCATCAAGCTGGGCGTGCGCCCCGAATACCTGCGCCTGACAGACGCGAACACGGCGGGCGCTGTACCCATGCGGGTAGAGCGCGTGCAGGACGTGGGCACCTACACCTTGCTGGTGGCCGACTTCGAAGGCACGCCCGTGCGCGCCCGCTTGGGCAGCAATATCGTGCCCGCCGCCGTCGGCGGCACCGTCTGGTTGTCGGTGCTGAATCCGCACACCTGCTTTTATCGCGACGAGGTGCTGATCCCATGA